The following proteins come from a genomic window of Sphaerisporangium rubeum:
- a CDS encoding DUF3618 domain-containing protein, whose amino-acid sequence MADTDPEALEREIERTRAELATTVDAIADRVSPKRVAGRQMAKVKATADHLLTSTRDLLTPPPAYGDEQDEPQAPPSLAPILIGIGAALAVAATITLWRRRRR is encoded by the coding sequence ATGGCGGACACCGACCCAGAGGCGCTGGAGAGAGAGATCGAGCGCACACGGGCCGAACTGGCGACCACGGTGGACGCCATAGCCGACCGGGTGAGCCCCAAACGCGTGGCGGGCCGGCAGATGGCCAAGGTCAAGGCCACCGCCGACCACCTGCTCACCTCGACCCGCGACCTGCTGACCCCTCCGCCGGCGTACGGCGACGAGCAGGACGAGCCGCAGGCCCCGCCGTCCCTGGCCCCGATCCTGATCGGCATCGGCGCCGCTCTCGCGGTCGCCGCCACCATCACGTTGTGGCGGCGCCGCCGCCGCTAG
- a CDS encoding sensor histidine kinase: MFGRVRAWGSRHRNLIDGLAIAPLVILCAMAIPAYVESPPPGGRPPGVWGYVLLSAALVIPLAWRRARPVQMFAVVALVCFCQWLLGIQPVPANIAVLVAMYGVAARCALRWAVAAGAVVELGLILALIRWDVAVEPLAIFSGTFFVLSPWIAGIYANTRRRYLESLEERAERAERERDQQALIATAAERARIARELHDVVAHNVSVMIVQADGAGYAMSSDPEQARQALGTISRTGREALAEMRRLVGMLRQDGQAEEYAPQPGVAQLDDLVTQVRRSGMAVEFTVGGTPIDLPEGEQLVIYRVVQEALTNTLKHGGPGAVARVDMTYRGREVLLQVTDDGRGAAAPPGIGGHGLIGMRERVAMYDGSVRAAPIPGGGFQVSVRLPVSRAA, translated from the coding sequence GTGTTCGGCAGAGTACGCGCGTGGGGGTCGCGCCATCGCAACCTGATCGACGGGCTCGCCATCGCACCCCTCGTCATCCTGTGCGCGATGGCCATACCCGCGTACGTCGAGTCGCCGCCTCCCGGCGGCAGGCCACCCGGTGTCTGGGGCTACGTGCTGTTGTCGGCCGCACTCGTGATCCCGCTGGCCTGGCGGCGGGCCCGTCCGGTGCAGATGTTCGCCGTCGTCGCGCTGGTGTGCTTCTGCCAGTGGCTGCTCGGGATCCAGCCTGTTCCGGCCAACATAGCGGTGCTCGTCGCGATGTACGGCGTGGCGGCCCGCTGCGCGCTGCGCTGGGCCGTGGCCGCAGGCGCGGTCGTCGAGCTCGGCCTGATCCTCGCGCTGATCCGCTGGGATGTCGCCGTCGAGCCGCTGGCCATCTTCTCCGGCACGTTCTTCGTGCTCAGCCCCTGGATCGCCGGCATCTACGCCAACACGCGCCGCCGCTACCTGGAAAGCCTGGAGGAACGCGCGGAGCGCGCCGAGCGGGAACGGGACCAGCAGGCGCTCATCGCCACCGCCGCTGAGCGCGCCAGGATCGCGCGCGAGCTGCACGACGTGGTGGCGCACAACGTCAGCGTGATGATCGTCCAGGCGGACGGCGCCGGGTACGCCATGAGTTCCGACCCCGAGCAGGCACGTCAGGCCCTCGGCACCATCTCGCGCACCGGACGTGAGGCGCTCGCCGAGATGCGGCGCCTGGTCGGCATGCTGCGGCAGGACGGCCAGGCGGAGGAGTACGCGCCGCAGCCCGGTGTCGCGCAGCTCGACGACCTCGTGACCCAGGTGCGCCGTTCCGGCATGGCGGTGGAGTTCACCGTCGGCGGCACCCCGATCGACCTGCCGGAAGGCGAGCAGCTCGTGATCTACCGTGTCGTGCAGGAAGCCCTCACCAACACCCTCAAGCACGGCGGCCCGGGAGCGGTGGCCCGGGTCGACATGACGTACCGCGGCCGTGAGGTCCTGCTGCAGGTCACCGACGACGGCCGCGGCGCGGCGGCGCCTCCCGGCATCGGCGGCCACGGGCTGATCGGCATGCGGGAGCGGGTCGCCATGTACGACGGCAGCGTGCGCGCGGCCCCGATCCCCGGCGGCGGGTTCCAGGTCAGTGTGCGGCTGCCGGTGAGCAGGGCCGCGTGA
- a CDS encoding FtsX-like permease family protein, protein MIKTTLAGLRTHKLRLLLTSLAITLGVGFIAGTFVLTDTLRTGLDQRMAASASKVDVAVRQKSGENAGKLRPADLAKVTGVTGVAEAQGLVRGDAALLGKDGRAVGDTATAAVSVTPGRLDRTTITKGVAPVRDGEAILDKDTARTRGFAVGDTVTVLDHKDVRHRFRLVGLFDVGLDQSLAFTGALGYTPEVTRAMTGRPDFTGIDVAAAPGTDPGTLVTSVSAALGGRFQVMTGEELGKRLAAQAGADTEVIMLGLLMFGLIAMLVAALVIYNTFNILVAQRAREMALLRCVGATRRQVFGSVLLESVVVGLVSSGLGLLAGVGLGAGALALLRAFGQDVPSAGLWPEPRTIAIALAIGLLVTVAAALLPARTATRVPPVAALRTQTDEQTFRAGVLRLVFAGLFLLAGGGVTALGVTIDPGEAALFTVMAGGVLTFFAVLILGPVLVRPLSAVAGWLPAKLAGVPGRLAVTNSGRNPKRSATTTVALTIGVTLVTLISVITATLGATFTARIDEQFPVDFMVTSQYSLADGAGKLPASLAGDLRTRPELTSVVSVKETEGKVNGDTLSVGTFDGPFQPTALEGTTRGFAAGSVLLGARTAKDLAVHPGATLTLNTPKSGPQQVRVAALFDDDTMPMPGVIVPATVFTDYYGPMGDTRVLVGAKDGTDPSTARRAVEAATAPHPTAKILSAAEVKSQFSEALDMLLMIVTGLLGLAILISLLGIANTLSLSVHERTRESALLRALGLTRPQLRRMLTLEALILGLIGAFVGVTLGVTFGWAATTSLISGTLFHIPLPQILSFIALSGLAGVLAAALPARKAVRTPITASLSAD, encoded by the coding sequence GTGATCAAGACCACGCTCGCGGGGCTGCGCACCCACAAGCTGCGGCTCCTGCTCACCTCACTGGCCATCACGCTCGGCGTCGGCTTCATCGCCGGCACGTTCGTCCTGACCGACACCCTGCGCACCGGGCTCGACCAGCGGATGGCCGCCTCGGCGAGCAAGGTGGACGTCGCGGTGCGGCAGAAGTCCGGCGAGAACGCCGGCAAACTGCGGCCCGCCGACCTCGCCAAGGTCACCGGCGTGACCGGCGTCGCCGAGGCGCAGGGCCTCGTACGCGGCGACGCGGCGCTGCTCGGCAAGGACGGCAGGGCCGTCGGCGACACCGCCACGGCGGCCGTCTCCGTCACTCCCGGCCGGCTCGACCGCACGACGATCACCAAGGGGGTCGCGCCGGTCCGCGACGGCGAGGCCATCCTGGACAAGGACACCGCGCGGACCCGCGGCTTCGCGGTCGGCGACACCGTCACCGTTCTCGACCACAAGGACGTCCGCCACCGGTTCCGCCTGGTCGGCCTGTTCGACGTCGGGCTGGACCAGTCGCTCGCCTTCACCGGCGCGCTCGGGTACACCCCGGAGGTCACGCGGGCCATGACCGGCCGACCGGACTTCACCGGCATCGACGTCGCCGCCGCGCCGGGAACAGACCCCGGCACCCTGGTGACGTCCGTGTCGGCGGCGCTCGGCGGCCGGTTCCAGGTCATGACCGGTGAGGAGCTCGGCAAGAGACTGGCCGCGCAGGCAGGCGCCGACACCGAGGTCATCATGCTCGGCCTGCTGATGTTCGGACTGATCGCCATGCTGGTGGCCGCGCTGGTGATCTACAACACGTTCAACATCCTCGTCGCGCAACGCGCCAGGGAGATGGCGCTGCTGCGGTGCGTCGGCGCGACCAGGCGGCAGGTCTTCGGGTCGGTGCTGCTGGAGTCCGTCGTGGTCGGCCTGGTGTCGTCCGGGCTCGGGCTGCTCGCCGGCGTGGGACTCGGCGCGGGTGCCCTGGCGCTGCTGCGCGCCTTCGGCCAGGACGTGCCGTCGGCGGGCCTGTGGCCGGAACCGCGCACCATCGCGATCGCCCTCGCCATCGGCCTGCTCGTCACCGTGGCCGCGGCGCTGCTCCCCGCGCGTACCGCCACGCGGGTCCCGCCGGTCGCGGCCCTGCGCACACAGACCGACGAGCAGACGTTCCGCGCCGGCGTGCTGCGCCTGGTCTTCGCGGGCCTTTTCCTGCTGGCCGGAGGCGGGGTCACCGCGCTCGGCGTCACCATCGACCCCGGCGAGGCCGCGCTGTTCACCGTGATGGCCGGCGGGGTGCTGACGTTCTTCGCCGTGCTGATCCTCGGACCGGTCCTCGTGCGGCCCCTCAGCGCTGTCGCGGGCTGGCTCCCCGCCAAGCTGGCCGGGGTGCCGGGACGGCTCGCGGTCACCAACTCCGGCCGCAACCCCAAACGGTCGGCCACCACGACCGTCGCGCTGACCATCGGGGTCACGCTCGTGACGCTGATCTCCGTCATCACCGCGACCCTCGGCGCGACATTCACCGCGCGCATCGACGAGCAGTTCCCCGTCGACTTCATGGTGACGTCCCAGTACAGCCTCGCCGACGGCGCCGGCAAGCTGCCGGCGTCCCTGGCCGGCGACCTGCGCACCCGTCCCGAGCTGACCTCCGTGGTGAGCGTCAAGGAGACCGAAGGCAAGGTGAACGGCGACACCCTGAGCGTCGGCACCTTCGACGGCCCCTTCCAGCCCACCGCGCTGGAAGGCACCACCCGGGGCTTCGCCGCGGGCTCCGTCCTGCTCGGCGCACGCACCGCCAAGGATCTGGCCGTCCACCCCGGCGCCACCCTGACCCTGAACACCCCCAAGTCAGGCCCGCAGCAGGTCCGCGTGGCGGCCCTGTTCGACGACGACACCATGCCGATGCCAGGCGTCATCGTCCCCGCCACGGTCTTCACCGACTACTACGGCCCCATGGGTGACACCCGCGTCCTCGTCGGCGCCAAGGACGGCACCGACCCCTCCACCGCACGCAGAGCCGTGGAGGCCGCCACCGCGCCGCACCCCACCGCCAAGATCCTCAGCGCCGCCGAAGTGAAGAGCCAGTTCTCCGAGGCTTTGGACATGCTCCTGATGATCGTCACCGGCCTCCTGGGCCTGGCCATCCTGATCTCCCTGCTCGGCATCGCCAACACGCTCAGCCTGTCCGTCCACGAACGCACCCGCGAATCGGCCCTCCTGAGAGCCCTGGGCCTCACCCGCCCCCAGCTCCGCCGCATGCTCACCCTGGAAGCCCTCATCCTCGGCCTCATCGGCGCCTTCGTCGGCGTGACCCTCGGAGTCACCTTCGGCTGGGCCGCCACGACCTCCCTGATCTCCGGCACCCTCTTCCACATCCCCCTCCCCCAGATCCTCTCCTTCATCGCCCTGTCCGGCCTGGCCGGCGTCCTGGCCGCCGCCCTCCCCGCCAGAAAAGCCGTCCGCACCCCCATAACCGCCTCCCTGTCCGCCGACTGA
- a CDS encoding response regulator has product MSVKVVLVDDQELVRAGFRMVLGAQPDLEIVGEAADGAAAVALAGRVRADVVLMDVRMPHMDGVEATRRIREMPDAPKVLILTTFDLDDYAYAALKAGASGFLLKDVPPSDLVSAIHSVHAGDAVMAPSATRRLLERFTAHLPGPEAAAGGPLGDLTARERQVLVLVGRGLSNGEIAARLDLAEATVKTHLGRVLAKLGVRDRAQAVVYAYESGLIKPLGRPGSDQG; this is encoded by the coding sequence GTGAGCGTCAAAGTGGTGCTGGTCGACGACCAGGAGCTGGTGCGCGCCGGTTTCCGCATGGTGCTCGGCGCGCAGCCCGATCTGGAGATCGTCGGCGAGGCCGCCGACGGGGCCGCCGCGGTGGCGCTGGCCGGCCGGGTGCGCGCCGACGTGGTGCTGATGGACGTCCGCATGCCGCACATGGACGGGGTGGAGGCGACCAGGCGCATCCGGGAGATGCCGGACGCGCCGAAGGTTCTCATCCTGACGACGTTCGACCTCGACGACTACGCGTACGCCGCGCTCAAAGCCGGCGCGTCCGGTTTCCTGCTCAAGGACGTGCCGCCGTCGGACCTGGTGAGCGCCATCCATTCGGTGCACGCCGGTGACGCCGTGATGGCGCCGAGCGCGACGCGGCGCCTGCTCGAACGCTTCACCGCGCACCTGCCGGGGCCCGAGGCGGCGGCAGGCGGGCCGCTCGGCGACCTCACCGCGCGCGAGCGGCAGGTGCTCGTGCTGGTCGGCCGCGGCCTGTCCAACGGCGAGATCGCCGCACGGCTCGACCTCGCCGAGGCGACCGTCAAGACCCACCTCGGCCGGGTGCTCGCCAAGCTCGGCGTCCGCGACCGCGCGCAGGCCGTCGTGTACGCCTACGAGAGCGGACTGATCAAGCCCCTCGGCCGTCCCGGCTCCGACCAGGGGTGA
- a CDS encoding ABC transporter ATP-binding protein, whose product MTITGREAVPQTTAAVTARGVTKVYGTGDTAVHALRGVDVSFGTGAFTAIMGPSGSGKSTLMHCLAGLDTVTSGEVRVGDVDITKLNDKKLTLLRREQVGFIFQAFNLLPALTAEQNIRLPLDIAGRQADEDLFDTVIRTVGLRDRLRHRPSELSGGQQQRVAVARALIGKPRVIFADEPTGNLDSRSGAEVLSFLRASVRELGQTIVMVTHDPVAASYADRVVFLRDGALVTELMAPSPQTVLDTLVQLEA is encoded by the coding sequence GTGACCATCACCGGAAGGGAAGCCGTACCCCAGACCACGGCCGCCGTGACCGCCAGAGGGGTGACCAAGGTCTACGGCACCGGTGACACCGCGGTGCACGCGCTGCGCGGAGTGGACGTCTCGTTCGGCACCGGAGCGTTCACCGCCATCATGGGGCCGTCGGGGTCCGGCAAGTCGACGCTCATGCACTGCCTGGCCGGCCTGGACACGGTGACGAGCGGCGAGGTGCGCGTCGGCGACGTGGACATCACCAAGCTGAACGACAAGAAGCTGACGCTGCTGCGGCGCGAACAGGTCGGGTTCATCTTCCAGGCGTTCAACCTGCTTCCCGCGCTGACCGCCGAGCAGAACATCCGCCTTCCGCTGGACATCGCGGGCCGCCAGGCCGACGAGGACCTGTTCGACACCGTCATCCGCACGGTGGGGCTGCGGGACCGGCTGAGGCACCGGCCGAGTGAGCTGTCCGGCGGCCAGCAGCAGCGGGTCGCGGTGGCACGTGCGCTGATCGGCAAGCCGCGGGTCATCTTCGCCGACGAGCCGACCGGCAACCTCGACTCGCGCAGCGGCGCCGAGGTGCTGTCGTTCCTGCGCGCGTCGGTGCGCGAGCTCGGCCAGACGATCGTGATGGTGACGCACGACCCGGTCGCGGCCTCGTACGCCGACCGCGTGGTGTTCCTGCGTGACGGTGCGCTGGTCACCGAGCTGATGGCGCCGTCCCCGCAGACGGTGCTCGACACGCTCGTGCAGCTGGAGGCCTGA
- the bcp gene encoding thioredoxin-dependent thiol peroxidase yields MTETRLQPGDAAPGFTLPDATGADVSLDAYRGKRVVLYFYPAAMTPGCTTQACDFRDSLAALHAAGVTVLGVSKDTPAKLAKFAERDALTFPLLSDPELKVHQAYGAYGEKKNYGKTILGVLRSTFVIDPDGKIEKAMYNVKATGHVARLRKELGVD; encoded by the coding sequence GTGACTGAGACCAGACTCCAGCCGGGGGACGCCGCCCCGGGCTTCACCCTTCCCGACGCGACCGGCGCGGACGTCAGCCTCGACGCCTACCGCGGCAAGCGGGTGGTGCTGTACTTCTACCCCGCGGCGATGACGCCGGGGTGCACGACGCAGGCCTGCGACTTCCGCGACAGCCTCGCGGCGCTGCACGCGGCCGGGGTGACGGTGCTCGGGGTGTCGAAGGACACGCCGGCCAAGCTCGCGAAGTTCGCCGAGCGCGACGCGCTGACGTTCCCGCTGCTGTCGGACCCGGAGCTGAAGGTCCACCAGGCGTACGGCGCGTACGGCGAGAAGAAGAACTACGGCAAGACCATCCTCGGTGTGCTGCGGTCCACGTTCGTCATCGATCCGGACGGAAAGATCGAGAAGGCCATGTACAACGTGAAGGCGACCGGCCATGTGGCACGCCTGCGCAAGGAGCTCGGCGTCGACTGA